Proteins from one Bombus pyrosoma isolate SC7728 linkage group LG16, ASM1482585v1, whole genome shotgun sequence genomic window:
- the LOC122576762 gene encoding UTP--glucose-1-phosphate uridylyltransferase isoform X1, producing MHDLTKLDGGDGRPNVFFKRQDTQAFRERTKRDALNELQHELEKLEESATGEVKEEVHRQFDGFTHLFKRFLQEEGPSLEWDRIQKLPDDAIRDYNSLPTPEGEEMKALLSKLIVIKLNGGLGTSMGCHGPKSVIAVRNGLTFLDLTVQQIEYLNRTYNANVPLILMNSFNTDDDTQRIIRKYKGIDVDIHTFNQSCYPRINRDSLLPTAKHCDVNDDIEAWYPPGHGDFYESFRNSGLLKKFIKEGREYCFISNIDNLGATVDFKILKLLLDKREASPLEFVMEVTDKTRADVKGGTLIKYEDKLRLLEIAQVPKDHVDDFKSIKTFKFFNTNNLWIKLSAIERVLEKNSLNMEIIVNNKTFSNGLNIIQLETAVGAAMKSFEGSIGINVPRSRFLPVKKTSDLMLVMSNLYILRNGSLVMSPQRMFPTTPLIKLGDNHFSKVKEFLTRFPAIPDLLELDHLTVSGDVTFGKGVTLKGTVIIIANHGERIDLPAGTILENKIVSGNLRILNH from the exons ATGCACGATCTTACGAAATTGGATGGTGGCGACGGCAGGCCCAACGTATTTTTCAAGAGACAAG ATACACAGGCATTCCGCGAAAGGACTAAGAGGGATGCCCTGAACGAACTCCAACATGAATTAGAGAAACTCGAGGAAAGCGCAACAGGGGAGGTCAAGGAGGAGGTCCATCGACAGTTCGATGGCTTCACTCACCTCTTCAAACGGTTCCTCCAGGAGGAAGGACCTTCGCTAGAATGGGATCGTATACAGAAGCTGCCCGATGATGCG ataagaGATTACAATTCCTTGCCAACTCCGGAAGGAGAAGAAATGAAGGCACTTTTAAGCAAGTTGatcgttataaaattgaatggtGGCTTGGGAACTAGTATGGGATGCCATGGCCCTAAATCTGTAATAGCAGTACGTAATGGACTTACATTCCTAGATCTGACTGTACAACAAATTGAG tATTTGAACAGAACTTACAATGCAAATGTCCCGCTTATTTTGATGAATTCCTTCAATACAGATGACGATACACAacgaataattagaaaatataaaggaatAGATGTTGATATTCATACGTTTAATCAAAGTTGTTATCCTCGTATAAATAGAGATTCTTTACTTCCGACTGCAAAACACTGTGATGTTAATGATGACATTGAAGC GTGGTATCCTCCTGGTCATGGAGACTTCTATGAAAGTTTCAGAAATTcaggtttattaaaaaaatttataaaggag GGACGTGaatattgtttcatttcaaatattgaTAATCTAGGTGCTACTGtagatttcaaaattttgaaattactgTTAGACAAACGTGAAGCTTCGCCTCTTGAATTCGTTATGGAAGTTACTGATAAAACTCGAGCTGATGTTAAG GGTGGCACACTAATCAAATATGAGGATAAGCTACGCCTACTTGAAATTGCTCAGGTTCCAAAGGACCACGTAGATGATTTCAAATCTATAAAAACGTTCAAGTTTTtcaatacaaataatttatggaTAAAACTTAGCG CTATTGAAAGAGTACTTGAGAAGAATTCCTTGAATATGGagattattgtaaataataagaCCTTCTCGAAtggtttaaatattattcaattagaAACAGCTGTTGGAGCTGCTATGAAATCATTTGAAGGGAGTATTG GTATAAATGTTCCACGCAGTAGATTCTTACCAGTGAAGAAGACTTCAGATTTAATGCTTGTTATGAGCAATTTGTATATTCTTCGCAATGGTTCATTAGTAATGAGTCCTCAACGAATGTTTCCTACAACACCTCTTATAAAATTGGGcgataatcatttttcaaag GTTAAAGAATTCCTTACTAGATTTCCAGCTATACCAGATTTATTGGAATTAGACCACCTTACAGTATCAGGTGATGTTACTTTTGGAAAAGGTGTAACTCTAAAAGGAACTGTTATAATTATTGCAAACCATGGAGAACGCATCGATCTTCCAGCAGGcacaattttagaaaataagataGTTTCTGGAAATTTACGTATTTTGAATCActaa
- the LOC122576762 gene encoding UTP--glucose-1-phosphate uridylyltransferase isoform X3, with the protein MVYLLNARGHQRSPSDTQAFRERTKRDALNELQHELEKLEESATGEVKEEVHRQFDGFTHLFKRFLQEEGPSLEWDRIQKLPDDAIRDYNSLPTPEGEEMKALLSKLIVIKLNGGLGTSMGCHGPKSVIAVRNGLTFLDLTVQQIEYLNRTYNANVPLILMNSFNTDDDTQRIIRKYKGIDVDIHTFNQSCYPRINRDSLLPTAKHCDVNDDIEAWYPPGHGDFYESFRNSGLLKKFIKEGREYCFISNIDNLGATVDFKILKLLLDKREASPLEFVMEVTDKTRADVKGGTLIKYEDKLRLLEIAQVPKDHVDDFKSIKTFKFFNTNNLWIKLSAIERVLEKNSLNMEIIVNNKTFSNGLNIIQLETAVGAAMKSFEGSIGINVPRSRFLPVKKTSDLMLVMSNLYILRNGSLVMSPQRMFPTTPLIKLGDNHFSKVKEFLTRFPAIPDLLELDHLTVSGDVTFGKGVTLKGTVIIIANHGERIDLPAGTILENKIVSGNLRILNH; encoded by the exons GCACGCGGTCATCAACGCAGTCCCTCAGATACACAGGCATTCCGCGAAAGGACTAAGAGGGATGCCCTGAACGAACTCCAACATGAATTAGAGAAACTCGAGGAAAGCGCAACAGGGGAGGTCAAGGAGGAGGTCCATCGACAGTTCGATGGCTTCACTCACCTCTTCAAACGGTTCCTCCAGGAGGAAGGACCTTCGCTAGAATGGGATCGTATACAGAAGCTGCCCGATGATGCG ataagaGATTACAATTCCTTGCCAACTCCGGAAGGAGAAGAAATGAAGGCACTTTTAAGCAAGTTGatcgttataaaattgaatggtGGCTTGGGAACTAGTATGGGATGCCATGGCCCTAAATCTGTAATAGCAGTACGTAATGGACTTACATTCCTAGATCTGACTGTACAACAAATTGAG tATTTGAACAGAACTTACAATGCAAATGTCCCGCTTATTTTGATGAATTCCTTCAATACAGATGACGATACACAacgaataattagaaaatataaaggaatAGATGTTGATATTCATACGTTTAATCAAAGTTGTTATCCTCGTATAAATAGAGATTCTTTACTTCCGACTGCAAAACACTGTGATGTTAATGATGACATTGAAGC GTGGTATCCTCCTGGTCATGGAGACTTCTATGAAAGTTTCAGAAATTcaggtttattaaaaaaatttataaaggag GGACGTGaatattgtttcatttcaaatattgaTAATCTAGGTGCTACTGtagatttcaaaattttgaaattactgTTAGACAAACGTGAAGCTTCGCCTCTTGAATTCGTTATGGAAGTTACTGATAAAACTCGAGCTGATGTTAAG GGTGGCACACTAATCAAATATGAGGATAAGCTACGCCTACTTGAAATTGCTCAGGTTCCAAAGGACCACGTAGATGATTTCAAATCTATAAAAACGTTCAAGTTTTtcaatacaaataatttatggaTAAAACTTAGCG CTATTGAAAGAGTACTTGAGAAGAATTCCTTGAATATGGagattattgtaaataataagaCCTTCTCGAAtggtttaaatattattcaattagaAACAGCTGTTGGAGCTGCTATGAAATCATTTGAAGGGAGTATTG GTATAAATGTTCCACGCAGTAGATTCTTACCAGTGAAGAAGACTTCAGATTTAATGCTTGTTATGAGCAATTTGTATATTCTTCGCAATGGTTCATTAGTAATGAGTCCTCAACGAATGTTTCCTACAACACCTCTTATAAAATTGGGcgataatcatttttcaaag GTTAAAGAATTCCTTACTAGATTTCCAGCTATACCAGATTTATTGGAATTAGACCACCTTACAGTATCAGGTGATGTTACTTTTGGAAAAGGTGTAACTCTAAAAGGAACTGTTATAATTATTGCAAACCATGGAGAACGCATCGATCTTCCAGCAGGcacaattttagaaaataagataGTTTCTGGAAATTTACGTATTTTGAATCActaa
- the LOC122576762 gene encoding UTP--glucose-1-phosphate uridylyltransferase isoform X2, producing the protein MLQVDDRKARGHQRSPSDTQAFRERTKRDALNELQHELEKLEESATGEVKEEVHRQFDGFTHLFKRFLQEEGPSLEWDRIQKLPDDAIRDYNSLPTPEGEEMKALLSKLIVIKLNGGLGTSMGCHGPKSVIAVRNGLTFLDLTVQQIEYLNRTYNANVPLILMNSFNTDDDTQRIIRKYKGIDVDIHTFNQSCYPRINRDSLLPTAKHCDVNDDIEAWYPPGHGDFYESFRNSGLLKKFIKEGREYCFISNIDNLGATVDFKILKLLLDKREASPLEFVMEVTDKTRADVKGGTLIKYEDKLRLLEIAQVPKDHVDDFKSIKTFKFFNTNNLWIKLSAIERVLEKNSLNMEIIVNNKTFSNGLNIIQLETAVGAAMKSFEGSIGINVPRSRFLPVKKTSDLMLVMSNLYILRNGSLVMSPQRMFPTTPLIKLGDNHFSKVKEFLTRFPAIPDLLELDHLTVSGDVTFGKGVTLKGTVIIIANHGERIDLPAGTILENKIVSGNLRILNH; encoded by the exons GCACGCGGTCATCAACGCAGTCCCTCAGATACACAGGCATTCCGCGAAAGGACTAAGAGGGATGCCCTGAACGAACTCCAACATGAATTAGAGAAACTCGAGGAAAGCGCAACAGGGGAGGTCAAGGAGGAGGTCCATCGACAGTTCGATGGCTTCACTCACCTCTTCAAACGGTTCCTCCAGGAGGAAGGACCTTCGCTAGAATGGGATCGTATACAGAAGCTGCCCGATGATGCG ataagaGATTACAATTCCTTGCCAACTCCGGAAGGAGAAGAAATGAAGGCACTTTTAAGCAAGTTGatcgttataaaattgaatggtGGCTTGGGAACTAGTATGGGATGCCATGGCCCTAAATCTGTAATAGCAGTACGTAATGGACTTACATTCCTAGATCTGACTGTACAACAAATTGAG tATTTGAACAGAACTTACAATGCAAATGTCCCGCTTATTTTGATGAATTCCTTCAATACAGATGACGATACACAacgaataattagaaaatataaaggaatAGATGTTGATATTCATACGTTTAATCAAAGTTGTTATCCTCGTATAAATAGAGATTCTTTACTTCCGACTGCAAAACACTGTGATGTTAATGATGACATTGAAGC GTGGTATCCTCCTGGTCATGGAGACTTCTATGAAAGTTTCAGAAATTcaggtttattaaaaaaatttataaaggag GGACGTGaatattgtttcatttcaaatattgaTAATCTAGGTGCTACTGtagatttcaaaattttgaaattactgTTAGACAAACGTGAAGCTTCGCCTCTTGAATTCGTTATGGAAGTTACTGATAAAACTCGAGCTGATGTTAAG GGTGGCACACTAATCAAATATGAGGATAAGCTACGCCTACTTGAAATTGCTCAGGTTCCAAAGGACCACGTAGATGATTTCAAATCTATAAAAACGTTCAAGTTTTtcaatacaaataatttatggaTAAAACTTAGCG CTATTGAAAGAGTACTTGAGAAGAATTCCTTGAATATGGagattattgtaaataataagaCCTTCTCGAAtggtttaaatattattcaattagaAACAGCTGTTGGAGCTGCTATGAAATCATTTGAAGGGAGTATTG GTATAAATGTTCCACGCAGTAGATTCTTACCAGTGAAGAAGACTTCAGATTTAATGCTTGTTATGAGCAATTTGTATATTCTTCGCAATGGTTCATTAGTAATGAGTCCTCAACGAATGTTTCCTACAACACCTCTTATAAAATTGGGcgataatcatttttcaaag GTTAAAGAATTCCTTACTAGATTTCCAGCTATACCAGATTTATTGGAATTAGACCACCTTACAGTATCAGGTGATGTTACTTTTGGAAAAGGTGTAACTCTAAAAGGAACTGTTATAATTATTGCAAACCATGGAGAACGCATCGATCTTCCAGCAGGcacaattttagaaaataagataGTTTCTGGAAATTTACGTATTTTGAATCActaa